A genomic window from Sphingobacterium sp. BN32 includes:
- a CDS encoding GNAT family N-acetyltransferase: MTISDFLIIPATAAHVEYADDICNEMFESAKARGTGIARRKPEYVARKMDEGKAVIALHKDGRWAGFCYIETWSHGDYVANSGLIVNPEFRKVGLAKAIKKRVFELSREKYPKSKIFGLTTGLAVMKINSDLGYEPVTYSELTQDEEFWKGCQSCVNYDILMSKDRKNCMCTAMLWDPVEKERELKEKIQRRAEAKERLDRISKKQSLLKRIEAKLWKSTKKFVASVIPVGVKPVKGF; this comes from the coding sequence ATGACAATCTCTGATTTTTTGATTATTCCCGCAACAGCAGCTCATGTGGAGTACGCGGATGATATTTGTAATGAAATGTTCGAGTCTGCAAAGGCTCGCGGAACAGGTATTGCACGTCGAAAGCCGGAATATGTTGCTCGTAAGATGGATGAGGGCAAAGCCGTTATTGCTTTGCATAAAGATGGTAGATGGGCGGGTTTCTGCTATATTGAAACTTGGAGCCATGGTGATTACGTTGCCAATTCGGGGCTTATTGTCAATCCTGAATTTCGTAAGGTTGGATTGGCAAAAGCGATCAAAAAGCGTGTGTTCGAGTTGTCTAGAGAGAAATATCCGAAATCTAAGATCTTCGGGTTGACGACAGGATTGGCGGTGATGAAAATCAACTCTGATTTGGGCTATGAGCCTGTTACCTACTCAGAGCTGACCCAAGACGAGGAGTTTTGGAAAGGTTGCCAATCATGTGTTAACTATGATATCTTGATGTCGAAAGACCGTAAGAACTGTATGTGTACGGCGATGTTATGGGATCCGGTAGAGAAAGAACGGGAGTTGAAGGAGAAAATTCAACGTCGTGCGGAAGCGAAAGAGCGTTTGGACCGTATTTCAAAGAAACAATCGTTGTTGAAACGTATTGAAGCGAAGCTTTGGAAATCGACCAAAAAGTTTGTTGCCAGTGTAATTCCTGTAGGGGTAAAGCCGGTTAAAGGATTTTAA
- the argG gene encoding argininosuccinate synthase: MKKVVLAFSGGLDTSFCCIYLSRDLGLEVHSVIVNTGGFSDEELQAVEKRAYELGVKSHTTIDETEDYYRDTIKYLIFGNVLKNATYPLSVSAERVCQATAIANYCKKIGAECVAHGSTGAGNDQVRFDMIFQTLIPGIEIITPIRDLKLSREAEIEYLNNHGVEYSAEKAKYSINKGLWGTSVGGAETLTSNQYLPESAWPTPVTSTEPRQITIDFEKGEPVALNGEKIGAVKVIQELQAIAQPYGIGRDIHVGDTIIGIKGRVGFEAAASVILIKAHHTLEKHTLTKWQLSWKDQLAAFYGNYMHEGQMHDPVMRDMEAFLKSSQETVTGRVFVELHPYRFVIIGIESEHDLMSNKFGSYGEMNEGYTGDDVKGFSKIFGNQTIIWHKVNGKG; encoded by the coding sequence ATGAAAAAAGTAGTTTTAGCATTTAGTGGCGGATTAGATACCTCATTCTGTTGCATCTATCTATCTCGTGATTTGGGTTTAGAAGTTCATTCTGTTATTGTAAACACAGGTGGATTCTCCGACGAAGAGTTGCAAGCTGTTGAAAAGAGAGCTTATGAATTGGGCGTTAAATCGCATACTACCATTGATGAAACTGAAGACTACTACCGCGATACAATCAAATATTTGATTTTTGGCAACGTGTTGAAGAACGCGACTTATCCATTGTCAGTATCTGCGGAGCGTGTTTGCCAAGCCACAGCTATTGCAAACTACTGTAAGAAAATCGGTGCTGAATGTGTAGCACATGGTTCTACGGGTGCTGGAAACGATCAGGTTCGTTTTGATATGATCTTCCAGACTTTGATTCCGGGAATCGAAATCATTACGCCAATCCGTGATTTAAAATTATCACGCGAGGCTGAAATTGAGTATTTAAACAATCATGGTGTCGAGTATTCTGCAGAGAAAGCGAAATATTCGATCAATAAAGGTTTGTGGGGAACATCCGTAGGTGGCGCTGAGACTTTGACATCCAACCAATACCTGCCGGAGTCGGCATGGCCTACGCCTGTCACTTCTACTGAGCCTCGCCAGATTACCATCGACTTCGAAAAAGGCGAGCCGGTAGCATTGAATGGGGAGAAGATCGGTGCGGTAAAGGTGATCCAAGAGCTTCAAGCAATTGCACAGCCTTACGGTATTGGCCGTGATATCCACGTTGGTGATACGATCATTGGTATCAAAGGACGCGTTGGATTTGAAGCTGCTGCTTCTGTGATTCTGATTAAAGCGCACCATACTTTGGAAAAACATACCTTGACGAAATGGCAATTATCTTGGAAAGACCAATTAGCGGCTTTCTACGGTAACTACATGCACGAAGGGCAGATGCACGATCCGGTGATGCGCGATATGGAAGCATTCTTAAAAAGCTCGCAGGAAACTGTAACAGGGCGTGTATTCGTAGAGCTTCACCCATACCGTTTCGTTATTATCGGAATTGAATCGGAGCATGATTTGATGTCGAACAAATTCGGTAGCTATGGCGAAATGAACGAGGGCTATACGGGCGACGATGTAAAAGGGTTCTCAAAAATCTTTGGTAACCAGACCATCATCTGGCATAAAGTGAACGGCAAAGGCTAA